The following coding sequences are from one Pusillimonas sp. DMV24BSW_D window:
- a CDS encoding NIPSNAP family protein: protein MIVEKRTYWIRPGSMGEFLRLYESEGLPLQGPALGNLLGYFMAEVGELNRVIQLWGYASFEDRQTRKAALAGRPEWKRFLGKAGPLVERQHSELLTPAPFSPIK from the coding sequence ATGATTGTCGAGAAAAGAACGTACTGGATTCGACCGGGCAGCATGGGTGAGTTTTTGCGTTTGTACGAATCCGAAGGGTTGCCATTGCAAGGGCCGGCGCTTGGAAACCTGCTTGGTTACTTTATGGCCGAGGTGGGCGAGTTGAATCGTGTGATTCAACTTTGGGGCTACGCTTCATTTGAAGACCGGCAAACGCGTAAAGCAGCATTGGCCGGCCGTCCTGAGTGGAAGCGCTTTTTGGGTAAGGCCGGTCCACTGGTAGAACGTCAGCATAGCGAGTTACTTACGCCTGCACCTTTTTCTCCCATTAAATAA
- a CDS encoding VOC family protein — protein sequence MIRSLHHVGIVVPDLEIGRAFYELFGLESRSVGNDLVFRCRGRAQDQVRLIRGPKKKLGYASFGTNGEGMTNIMQNLHQAGVPLKDPPFDIGYEGIWFQDPHNDWVHIHVVEPASTSPELPPEINAHGRYRRIGQRACDLTTHGKKARPLRLGHLIKFSPDVEKSTAFYTQLLGMKVSDQALDILAFLRGSAGGDHHMLAFAKSSHTGLHHLSFEVSDFDEIAIGAQTLLRAGYKDGFGPGRHIGGSNYFHYIRDPWGSLAEYFWDIDVIPEDADWQPLNVPPDQLTAVWAASPPPEDFVLNFEEPD from the coding sequence ATGATTCGGTCGTTGCATCACGTTGGTATCGTCGTTCCCGATCTCGAGATAGGGCGTGCGTTCTATGAACTCTTTGGCCTCGAGTCCCGCTCGGTAGGTAATGATTTGGTTTTTCGTTGCCGGGGGCGGGCACAGGATCAGGTGCGTTTGATTCGTGGCCCTAAGAAGAAGTTGGGTTATGCGTCGTTCGGCACGAACGGGGAAGGCATGACCAACATCATGCAGAATCTGCACCAAGCGGGTGTGCCTTTGAAGGACCCTCCTTTTGACATTGGTTATGAAGGGATCTGGTTTCAGGACCCGCATAACGACTGGGTGCATATTCATGTTGTCGAGCCTGCGTCAACCTCGCCCGAGCTGCCGCCTGAGATCAATGCCCATGGCCGATACCGCCGCATCGGTCAGCGTGCCTGTGATTTAACCACTCATGGAAAAAAAGCGCGGCCTTTGCGTTTGGGGCATTTAATCAAGTTTAGTCCCGATGTGGAAAAATCCACGGCGTTCTATACCCAGCTTTTAGGCATGAAAGTATCAGATCAGGCGCTCGATATTCTTGCGTTTTTGCGCGGGTCGGCAGGCGGCGATCACCATATGCTTGCGTTTGCAAAAAGTTCACACACCGGTTTGCACCACCTCAGTTTCGAAGTGTCCGATTTCGACGAAATCGCGATTGGCGCACAAACGCTTTTGCGCGCCGGTTATAAAGATGGGTTTGGCCCCGGGCGACACATTGGGGGGTCCAACTATTTCCACTACATTCGCGATCCTTGGGGCAGCCTGGCCGAATATTTTTGGGATATCGATGTCATCCCCGAAGACGCCGATTGGCAGCCTTTAAACGTTCCGCCAGATCAGCTTACCGCTGTTTGGGCGGCGTCCCCCCCGCCCGAAGACTTCGTTTTGAATTTTGAAGAGCCGGATTGA
- a CDS encoding YciI family protein, whose amino-acid sequence MFTPESKRLIDGMLNKPLFVAFRKPADLSKFASVLEAHLKWAVQSEKRGELFASGPFVQEGGVPGAAGGMSILRAASEEEANAILSGDPFIKEGVYTVEVKKWMLMEGGFSVTLHFSDQKHLLR is encoded by the coding sequence ATGTTTACTCCCGAATCCAAGCGCCTGATTGATGGCATGTTGAACAAGCCTTTGTTCGTGGCTTTCAGAAAGCCGGCCGATTTGTCAAAGTTTGCGTCGGTACTGGAGGCCCATTTGAAATGGGCTGTGCAATCCGAGAAGCGGGGCGAGCTGTTTGCTTCGGGTCCCTTTGTGCAAGAGGGCGGCGTGCCGGGTGCGGCGGGGGGTATGTCAATACTTCGGGCCGCATCGGAAGAGGAGGCGAACGCTATTTTGTCGGGCGACCCCTTCATTAAAGAGGGTGTTTATACCGTTGAAGTGAAGAAGTGGATGCTGATGGAGGGTGGTTTTTCGGTCACGCTTCATTTCTCCGACCAAAAACATTTGTTGCGTTAA
- a CDS encoding fumarylacetoacetate hydrolase family protein, whose amino-acid sequence MKYQVFTYRGRQGGARPGVLIQERLYDLRGVMGEAHPEWCSVDDLLADWSEAHPFLRELADDVARSPGHASDAVLVLDDIEFLPPLTRCGVIYAAGANYRDHVEAMGKAMNMKLNLDPKADGLPPWHFIKAGQAALSGHKEKVPFPAHSNMLDWEAELAVVIGRKASNVSVESALDYVAGYSCANDMSARDNLKRDQVDVSSPFRFDWIGHKCFKGACPLGPYLTPAEFAGDPENLGIKLWLNDELRQNSSTSNHLYTVADQIAYLSARLDLLPGDILLTGTPAGVGMESGVFLKRGDVMRVWIESLGELETRLV is encoded by the coding sequence ATGAAATATCAGGTGTTCACCTACCGTGGACGCCAGGGTGGAGCTCGCCCCGGTGTTTTGATTCAAGAACGTTTGTACGACCTCAGAGGTGTAATGGGCGAGGCTCATCCTGAGTGGTGCAGTGTGGACGATTTGCTGGCTGACTGGTCGGAGGCGCATCCGTTTTTACGGGAATTGGCAGATGACGTTGCTCGAAGTCCTGGGCATGCGAGCGATGCTGTACTGGTCTTGGATGACATTGAGTTTTTGCCACCACTCACGCGTTGCGGCGTGATTTATGCCGCAGGTGCCAACTACCGTGATCACGTCGAAGCGATGGGTAAGGCCATGAATATGAAATTGAACCTGGATCCGAAGGCGGACGGCCTTCCTCCCTGGCATTTCATCAAGGCAGGGCAGGCTGCTTTGTCGGGTCACAAAGAGAAGGTCCCGTTTCCTGCGCATAGCAATATGCTCGATTGGGAAGCAGAATTAGCAGTGGTGATCGGGCGAAAGGCGTCGAATGTATCGGTGGAGTCGGCGTTGGATTACGTTGCCGGATATAGCTGTGCCAACGACATGTCGGCACGCGACAACTTGAAGCGAGACCAAGTGGATGTCAGTTCGCCGTTTAGATTCGACTGGATTGGTCATAAATGTTTTAAAGGTGCGTGTCCTTTGGGGCCCTATCTAACGCCGGCGGAGTTTGCCGGGGATCCCGAAAATTTGGGGATCAAACTGTGGCTCAACGACGAGCTGCGCCAGAACTCCAGCACCTCAAATCATTTGTATACGGTGGCTGATCAAATTGCGTACTTGAGTGCCAGGCTGGATTTGTTGCCTGGTGACATTCTTTTAACCGGCACCCCGGCAGGCGTTGGGATGGAATCGGGGGTGTTTTTGAAACGCGGGGATGTGATGCGGGTTTGGATCGAGAGTTTGGGGGAGCTGGAAACTCGGTTGGTTTGA
- a CDS encoding ABC transporter substrate-binding protein has product MLLEKILKKSVISLALACAVPGMAMADIKIGFLGTLSGPSAANGRDQLDGFRLALEQLGGKLGGVETEIVAEDDQMKPSVALTGVSRLLEREEVDAVVGLTFTHVLMALQPKIAETDVPFIGTISGPSPTAGALCKPNLFIMSWQSDAPAEAMGKYMQDKGVKSISTLTPNFVGGKDKISGLRNTYKGEIIDEIYTPLSQLDFSAELTQVAVSDPEGVFMFYPGGLGVTFMRQYKQAGLAGKLPLYTANSIEGEDVDAMGEAVIGAYAADTWTPGISSEYSKKFVNAYREKYNRTPSAYAAFSYDAMMKLNAAVEALKGDVSDKKAFVNAIKTADFESLRGDFKFGNNNYPVQDYHIFEMVKGENGKPDWKLVQENVLKDHVDTYAAQCTMS; this is encoded by the coding sequence ATGTTGCTAGAGAAAATATTGAAGAAATCAGTCATATCGTTGGCATTGGCTTGTGCCGTACCTGGCATGGCAATGGCCGATATCAAGATCGGCTTTCTGGGTACATTATCCGGGCCGTCCGCTGCGAACGGGCGTGATCAATTAGACGGGTTTCGCCTCGCGCTTGAGCAGTTGGGCGGAAAGTTGGGCGGCGTGGAAACGGAAATCGTGGCAGAAGACGATCAAATGAAGCCGTCCGTTGCGTTAACTGGCGTTTCGCGCTTGTTAGAGCGTGAGGAAGTTGATGCAGTGGTTGGCTTAACGTTTACGCACGTTTTAATGGCGTTGCAGCCTAAAATCGCTGAAACCGATGTGCCGTTTATTGGTACGATTTCGGGTCCATCCCCAACTGCCGGGGCGCTATGCAAACCTAATTTGTTCATTATGTCGTGGCAAAGCGATGCGCCGGCTGAGGCAATGGGTAAGTATATGCAAGATAAAGGCGTGAAAAGCATCAGCACGCTTACCCCCAACTTCGTTGGCGGAAAAGACAAAATCAGCGGTTTGCGTAATACCTATAAAGGGGAAATTATTGACGAAATATATACGCCCCTCAGTCAGCTCGACTTTTCGGCTGAGTTGACCCAAGTGGCAGTGAGTGATCCTGAGGGCGTTTTTATGTTTTATCCCGGTGGGCTCGGTGTCACCTTTATGCGTCAGTACAAGCAGGCAGGGCTTGCCGGCAAATTGCCCCTTTATACGGCCAACTCAATTGAAGGCGAAGACGTCGACGCAATGGGTGAGGCAGTGATTGGTGCATATGCCGCAGATACCTGGACGCCCGGCATTTCCAGCGAGTATTCGAAGAAGTTCGTGAATGCCTATCGCGAAAAATACAATCGCACGCCATCGGCTTATGCCGCATTCAGTTACGATGCCATGATGAAGCTGAATGCCGCCGTAGAGGCCTTGAAGGGTGATGTCTCGGATAAAAAAGCTTTTGTGAACGCCATTAAGACCGCCGATTTCGAGTCTTTGCGGGGCGACTTCAAGTTCGGCAATAACAATTACCCTGTCCAGGACTACCATATCTTCGAAATGGTGAAAGGTGAAAACGGTAAGCCAGATTGGAAGCTGGTTCAGGAAAACGTGTTGAAGGATCACGTAGATACATACGCTGCGCAATGCACGATGAGCTGA
- a CDS encoding Lrp/AsnC family transcriptional regulator — translation MRKKRLDSIDLKILQEIQANARLTNSELAARVNLSASPCLARVKALEEAGVISRYVTLLDPLQIGLNVSVFIEIRLEQQIEKSLERFQNAIRNYPEVMECYLMTGDSDYLLRVVVPDIQALERFIIDELSKIPGVSNIKSSFALKQVKYQTALPLPTPSTRA, via the coding sequence ATGCGGAAAAAAAGACTAGATTCAATAGACTTGAAAATTCTTCAAGAAATCCAGGCCAATGCGCGCTTAACGAATTCTGAACTGGCAGCTCGTGTCAACCTTTCCGCGTCGCCCTGCCTGGCCAGAGTCAAGGCACTTGAGGAAGCCGGGGTAATCTCACGGTACGTCACCTTGCTAGACCCGCTGCAGATTGGGTTGAACGTTAGTGTGTTTATTGAGATTCGTCTGGAGCAGCAAATCGAGAAATCGCTTGAGCGATTCCAGAATGCAATTCGCAACTACCCAGAGGTAATGGAGTGCTATCTGATGACCGGAGACTCTGATTATTTGCTCAGGGTGGTGGTTCCGGATATCCAGGCACTTGAACGATTTATTATTGATGAGTTGTCCAAGATACCTGGCGTGTCGAACATTAAATCAAGCTTTGCACTTAAGCAGGTGAAATACCAAACGGCGTTGCCGTTGCCCACTCCTTCGACAAGAGCGTGA
- the mdeB gene encoding alpha-ketoglutarate dehydrogenase: protein MVNSSGNLRLKMAQSDDVDPEETQEWLEALEGVLGAAGSDRALFLLSQLDDFVKAHGIKPNSLPYSAYRNTISLDNEGVYPGDLELEERISSINRWNALVMVVRANKAYGELGGHIASYASVAEIFEMGFNHFFQARTEANGGDLVFYQPHSAPGVYARAFLEGRLSEHDLSFYRRESVGGGLSSYPHPWLMPDFWQFPTGSMGIGPINAIYQARFMRYLENRGLAQTHGRHVWGVFGDGEMDEPESIAGLTLAAREQLDNLTFIINCNLQRLDGPVRGNGQIIQELEALFTGAGWNVIKVIWSSDWDPLFARDASHALLRRFAQTVDGQYQTLGAKDGAYNSLEFFQKDPEVQRLVSHMSDKDIDGLRRGGHDFRKLHAAFSAAKSHAGQPTVILAKTKKGYGMGGAGESRMTAHQAKKLDFDALKAFRDRFSLPLSDHEVETLHFLKPAQDSPEMRYMRERRQALGGAVPSRITRSNEALAIPVIDNYAKFACEANGKEMSTTMAFARMLSGLLKDASVGERVVPIVADEARTFGMANLFRQIGIYSPDGQLYEPEDAGSMLTYREAKDGQLLEEGITEAGALSSWVAAATSYSVHGKAMLPFYIYYSIFGFQRVGDLIWAAADQRARGFLLGATSGRTTLSGEGLQHQDGNSHVMAAMVPNCRSYDPAFAGELAVILDHGMRRMIEEQVDEFYYITLTNESYAQPSMPEGIEKQIVQGMYCYRREVCDTEGTAAPVRLLGSGAIFREVEAAAELLKVDWGISSEVWSVTSFTELAKEAREADRWNRLNPQVSVRESYVSACLSGSAPVIAATDYVRAWPQLIAEYVDARFISLGTDGFGRSDTRVALRDFFEVNRYHVVLAAIDGLARDGVVSRALVSEVISKYGIQHNRAPSWLN from the coding sequence ATGGTTAATAGCAGTGGGAACTTGCGCTTGAAAATGGCGCAGTCCGATGACGTTGATCCCGAGGAAACGCAAGAATGGCTGGAGGCGCTGGAGGGCGTTCTGGGGGCTGCCGGAAGTGATCGTGCGCTATTCCTTTTAAGTCAGCTAGACGATTTCGTGAAAGCGCATGGCATTAAACCGAATTCGTTACCGTACTCTGCCTATCGAAACACCATTTCTTTGGATAACGAAGGAGTCTATCCCGGCGATCTTGAGCTAGAAGAGAGAATTAGTTCCATAAACCGCTGGAATGCCTTGGTTATGGTGGTCAGGGCAAATAAAGCTTATGGCGAACTTGGAGGCCATATAGCCAGTTATGCATCCGTCGCGGAAATTTTCGAAATGGGATTCAACCATTTTTTTCAAGCGCGAACTGAAGCAAATGGGGGGGATCTGGTTTTTTATCAGCCGCACTCCGCGCCGGGGGTTTATGCGCGCGCGTTTCTTGAGGGGCGTTTAAGTGAGCATGACTTAAGTTTCTATCGACGAGAGTCTGTAGGCGGTGGGCTTTCCTCTTACCCGCACCCATGGTTAATGCCTGATTTTTGGCAGTTTCCCACCGGATCAATGGGCATAGGCCCTATCAATGCAATCTATCAGGCACGCTTTATGCGTTATCTTGAGAACCGGGGGCTTGCCCAGACGCATGGTCGACATGTTTGGGGTGTGTTCGGCGATGGGGAAATGGATGAGCCTGAGTCGATTGCAGGGCTAACTTTAGCTGCACGAGAACAGCTGGATAACTTAACGTTTATTATCAATTGCAATCTGCAGCGGTTGGATGGGCCTGTGCGTGGCAACGGGCAAATCATTCAGGAACTTGAGGCACTGTTCACTGGCGCAGGCTGGAATGTCATTAAAGTGATTTGGAGCTCAGATTGGGACCCGTTGTTCGCGCGCGATGCCAGTCATGCGTTGTTGCGCCGGTTCGCCCAAACAGTCGACGGCCAGTATCAAACGTTAGGCGCGAAAGACGGGGCCTACAACTCACTTGAGTTCTTCCAAAAAGACCCCGAGGTTCAGCGCTTGGTTTCGCATATGTCCGATAAGGATATTGATGGTTTGCGACGGGGTGGCCATGACTTTCGTAAGCTGCATGCCGCATTTTCAGCTGCGAAATCGCATGCTGGCCAGCCGACCGTGATTCTGGCGAAAACCAAAAAAGGTTATGGAATGGGCGGTGCCGGAGAGTCGCGCATGACAGCTCATCAGGCGAAGAAGCTGGATTTTGATGCTTTGAAAGCATTTCGTGATCGTTTCTCATTACCTTTATCTGACCATGAAGTAGAGACCCTTCACTTTCTTAAACCGGCGCAAGATAGCCCTGAAATGCGCTATATGCGTGAACGGCGGCAGGCTCTGGGTGGCGCCGTTCCTTCTCGCATAACGCGTTCAAATGAAGCGTTGGCTATCCCTGTCATTGATAACTATGCAAAATTTGCGTGCGAGGCCAATGGTAAGGAAATGTCGACAACAATGGCGTTTGCCCGCATGCTAAGTGGCCTGCTGAAAGACGCCAGCGTTGGTGAGCGAGTTGTGCCTATTGTTGCTGATGAGGCGCGTACGTTCGGGATGGCGAATTTATTCAGACAGATCGGGATCTACAGTCCTGATGGCCAACTTTATGAGCCGGAGGACGCGGGGTCGATGCTGACATACCGTGAGGCCAAAGACGGGCAGCTCCTGGAAGAGGGGATTACTGAGGCCGGTGCTTTGTCCTCTTGGGTTGCGGCCGCAACGTCATATAGCGTGCATGGCAAGGCTATGCTGCCTTTCTATATCTATTACTCCATTTTCGGGTTTCAAAGGGTGGGCGACTTGATTTGGGCTGCGGCTGACCAACGGGCGCGTGGTTTTCTGCTTGGCGCGACCTCGGGCCGCACGACGCTCAGTGGCGAAGGGTTGCAGCATCAAGACGGCAACAGTCATGTCATGGCCGCCATGGTGCCCAATTGTCGATCATATGACCCGGCCTTTGCGGGTGAACTGGCGGTCATTCTGGACCATGGCATGCGTCGTATGATTGAGGAGCAGGTTGATGAGTTTTATTACATCACCCTGACGAATGAAAGTTACGCGCAGCCGTCCATGCCCGAAGGTATTGAGAAGCAAATTGTTCAAGGCATGTATTGTTATCGGCGTGAGGTGTGCGACACAGAGGGCACGGCTGCACCAGTTCGTTTGCTTGGGTCGGGTGCGATCTTTCGTGAGGTGGAGGCTGCTGCGGAATTACTTAAAGTGGACTGGGGGATTTCCTCAGAGGTTTGGAGTGTTACAAGCTTTACTGAGCTGGCCAAAGAGGCGCGAGAAGCTGATCGCTGGAATCGGTTGAATCCGCAGGTATCGGTACGGGAAAGCTACGTCTCTGCGTGCTTGTCTGGAAGCGCCCCTGTTATTGCAGCCACCGATTATGTGCGTGCCTGGCCACAGTTGATAGCCGAGTATGTTGACGCCCGGTTTATTTCTTTGGGTACAGACGGGTTTGGTCGTAGCGATACGCGTGTGGCATTGCGTGACTTCTTCGAAGTTAACCGTTACCACGTTGTATTGGCCGCGATAGATGGTTTGGCGCGAGACGGTGTCGTGTCCAGAGCTCTTGTGAGCGAAGTAATCAGCAAATACGGAATCCAGCACAACCGAGCCCCATCCTGGTTGAACTAG
- a CDS encoding outer membrane protein, whose product MKNLLRVRALLGIFVSPAVFAQAQNFEGFNSQISTGYQHNSIDLSGVIEPGFAAQNLSDGKMPLNFGVGYTHAMNERFTLGAMLEYNPLKMDTGSGNITFNGTALPGAGYKGTLKNQVSISIVPGYAFNDTTMGYLKLGWIQAKATIHPEGDPSISETANGVLLGIGGRHLFNKNIYGFAEATYASYGSVTAGANDSTDPDDTFKMKPSSYSFLVGVGARF is encoded by the coding sequence ATGAAAAACCTGCTACGCGTAAGAGCATTGCTCGGTATCTTTGTCTCGCCCGCAGTATTTGCACAAGCTCAGAATTTTGAAGGGTTCAATTCACAAATATCAACAGGCTACCAACACAACAGCATTGACCTATCCGGCGTAATAGAGCCAGGTTTTGCCGCACAAAACCTTTCCGACGGCAAAATGCCTTTGAACTTCGGCGTAGGCTACACACACGCCATGAACGAACGCTTTACGCTTGGCGCAATGCTGGAGTACAACCCCCTGAAAATGGATACCGGCAGCGGCAACATTACGTTCAATGGCACGGCTCTTCCAGGCGCTGGATATAAAGGCACACTTAAAAACCAAGTGTCTATTTCAATTGTCCCCGGCTACGCCTTCAATGACACCACAATGGGTTATCTTAAGCTGGGCTGGATTCAGGCTAAAGCCACCATCCACCCGGAAGGCGACCCTTCAATCAGCGAAACGGCCAACGGGGTGTTGCTCGGTATCGGGGGCCGCCACTTATTCAACAAAAATATATATGGGTTTGCAGAGGCTACTTACGCCTCATACGGAAGTGTGACCGCAGGCGCCAACGACTCCACCGACCCCGACGACACCTTCAAAATGAAACCAAGTTCATATAGTTTTCTGGTCGGTGTGGGCGCAAGATTCTAA
- a CDS encoding pseudouridine synthase produces the protein MSSKSAKLMASAPLPVKNGVAPSRVYLQPGPWPTLYDFLVQRFQYTNPKVIYERLVRGEIVDELGKPQTADAPYQPRRWLWYYRDVPPETPVPFQLQVLHRDEKLLVIDKPHFLASIPGGRYLRETALTRLRHELALPDLSPLHRLDRETAGVMMLCIDPASRGAYQQLFQNREVSKVYEAVAGYNDKLSFPLTRRSRLETRSWHFTMDEVEGEPNSETRVELIERKGTLGWYRLLPHTGRKHQLRVHMAGLGIPIVNDLFYPALAPQPAYHDYRKPLQLLARRIQFQDPFTGETRAFESQLQLEWAGRFDTACV, from the coding sequence ATGAGTTCTAAAAGCGCGAAATTAATGGCTTCGGCGCCTTTGCCCGTGAAAAACGGCGTGGCGCCCAGCAGGGTGTATCTGCAACCGGGGCCATGGCCCACCTTGTACGATTTTCTGGTGCAGCGGTTTCAGTACACCAATCCGAAGGTTATCTATGAGCGCTTGGTTCGGGGTGAGATTGTCGATGAGCTGGGGAAGCCACAAACCGCTGATGCGCCTTACCAACCCCGTCGCTGGCTTTGGTATTATCGTGATGTTCCTCCCGAAACCCCTGTCCCTTTTCAGTTACAGGTTTTGCACCGTGATGAAAAATTGCTGGTGATAGATAAGCCGCATTTTCTAGCCAGTATTCCAGGCGGCCGCTATTTACGGGAAACGGCGCTCACGCGTTTACGGCATGAGCTGGCCTTGCCCGATTTAAGTCCTTTGCATCGCCTAGATCGGGAAACCGCCGGCGTGATGATGTTGTGCATTGATCCTGCGTCTCGCGGCGCCTATCAGCAGCTTTTTCAGAATCGTGAGGTCAGCAAAGTATATGAAGCCGTTGCGGGCTATAACGATAAGCTTTCTTTCCCTTTAACCCGGCGTAGCCGGCTGGAAACAAGGAGCTGGCACTTTACGATGGATGAGGTTGAGGGGGAGCCCAATAGTGAGACCCGCGTAGAGTTAATTGAAAGGAAAGGCACACTAGGTTGGTATCGTCTCTTACCTCACACAGGCAGAAAACATCAACTGCGTGTACATATGGCCGGTTTGGGTATTCCTATAGTGAACGATCTTTTTTATCCTGCGCTGGCACCGCAGCCTGCATACCACGATTACCGCAAGCCTTTGCAATTATTGGCGCGACGTATTCAGTTTCAGGATCCTTTTACCGGCGAAACGCGTGCGTTCGAAAGTCAATTGCAGCTGGAATGGGCCGGTCGGTTTGATACGGCCTGCGTTTAA
- a CDS encoding YggS family pyridoxal phosphate-dependent enzyme — protein MPFSFQERLSSIQARINAACQRCGRNPAEIILLPVSKTFDAPIVREAVAAGLHRFGENRVQEVRDKAPLLEDLSIEWVLIGHLQTNKAKDAAQLVGEVQSLDRLSLAEALDKRLTKLGKTLSVLIQVKTSPEPSKFGLEPIELLRFLEQLKNYPTLRPAGLMTLAIHSDDEAAVRSCFRTLRELRDQAVQAGHDTVQRLSMGMSGDFEWAIEEGSTEVRIGSLLFGERG, from the coding sequence ATGCCTTTCTCCTTTCAGGAACGTCTTTCCAGCATTCAGGCGCGTATTAACGCTGCTTGCCAACGTTGCGGGCGGAATCCTGCTGAAATCATTTTATTGCCGGTGAGTAAAACATTCGATGCCCCTATCGTTCGCGAAGCCGTCGCAGCGGGGCTGCATCGATTTGGTGAGAATCGTGTACAGGAGGTTCGTGATAAAGCGCCGTTGCTCGAAGACCTGTCTATTGAATGGGTTCTGATTGGGCATCTGCAAACCAATAAAGCAAAAGATGCCGCGCAACTCGTGGGCGAGGTGCAGTCTCTTGATCGTTTGTCGTTGGCAGAAGCGTTGGATAAACGATTGACTAAGTTAGGTAAAACCTTAAGTGTCCTGATTCAGGTTAAGACGTCGCCTGAGCCCAGTAAGTTCGGGCTGGAGCCAATTGAATTATTGCGCTTTCTGGAACAGTTAAAGAACTACCCAACATTGCGACCTGCAGGTTTGATGACCTTGGCCATCCATTCCGACGATGAAGCTGCGGTGCGGTCCTGTTTTCGCACTTTGCGTGAACTTCGGGATCAGGCTGTTCAGGCAGGGCACGACACCGTGCAAAGGCTGTCGATGGGGATGAGTGGTGATTTCGAGTGGGCGATTGAGGAAGGATCAACTGAAGTGCGGATTGGTTCTTTATTGTTTGGTGAGCGGGGTTAG
- a CDS encoding amino acid ABC transporter substrate-binding protein has product MRSALIGLLFLLANTASADTLEVVQKRDVVHCGVTTGFAGFSAPNDKGEWAGLDIDLCRAIAAAVLGDASKFKAVPLNSQQRFTALQSGEIDVLVRNTSVTQQRDTALGAIHAGISFYDGQGFLIPKAFGVNSAKALDGASICLQTGTSNENTLADWARANNITYKPVVIEQFNEVVNAFAAGRCDVFSTDAAGLASIRVSRLKNPDDYQVLPEQISKEPLGPFVRQGDDTWLNVVKWSLMAMLNAEELGVTSDNVDAHLSSTNPRIQRLLGVTPGAGANLGLDEKWAYNIIRQVGNYGQSYARNVGMESPLKIPRGLNALWTDGGLMYPLPIR; this is encoded by the coding sequence ATGCGCAGCGCGTTGATCGGGCTGCTGTTTTTGTTGGCAAATACGGCTTCGGCCGACACACTTGAGGTCGTTCAGAAACGCGATGTCGTGCACTGCGGTGTTACTACAGGCTTTGCCGGCTTTTCGGCACCGAATGACAAGGGCGAGTGGGCCGGTCTGGATATTGACTTGTGTCGGGCGATTGCCGCGGCCGTGTTGGGCGATGCGAGTAAATTCAAGGCTGTTCCGCTTAACTCTCAACAACGCTTCACGGCTTTACAGTCGGGCGAAATTGATGTTCTGGTGCGTAATACTTCGGTTACGCAACAGCGTGATACTGCCTTGGGTGCGATTCACGCGGGCATTAGTTTTTACGACGGTCAGGGCTTCTTGATTCCCAAAGCTTTTGGCGTGAATAGCGCCAAAGCGCTGGACGGCGCATCTATTTGCCTGCAAACGGGTACGTCGAATGAAAACACGTTGGCCGATTGGGCACGAGCCAATAACATTACGTACAAACCGGTCGTTATTGAACAGTTCAATGAGGTGGTGAATGCGTTTGCCGCCGGCCGTTGCGATGTGTTTTCCACCGATGCCGCAGGGTTAGCATCCATTCGGGTTTCCCGCCTGAAGAATCCGGATGATTACCAAGTATTGCCCGAGCAAATTTCCAAAGAACCGTTAGGGCCTTTTGTGCGTCAGGGTGATGACACTTGGTTGAACGTTGTGAAATGGTCGCTTATGGCGATGTTGAACGCTGAAGAATTAGGCGTAACTTCAGATAACGTAGATGCGCATTTAAGCAGCACAAATCCGCGTATACAGCGTCTGTTGGGTGTAACGCCAGGTGCCGGTGCGAACCTTGGGCTTGATGAAAAGTGGGCCTATAACATTATCCGCCAGGTGGGTAATTATGGGCAAAGCTATGCCCGTAATGTCGGCATGGAGAGCCCATTGAAGATTCCACGCGGCTTGAATGCGTTATGGACTGATGGCGGGTTAATGTATCCGTTGCCGATTCGGTAA